CCACGGCGTTCCTCGCCGCGGACGCCGGGTCCGCGCGACGGGTCGCCGAAGCACTGACGGCCTCCGGCACCTGCCGCACGGCACGGGTGGCGGCCTCCCCGGCCCTGGGCGCGACGGTCCTTTAGCGGCTTCAGCAGTTCAGCGGCTTCAGCGGCGTGCGTACTCAGGCGCCGATCTGAGTACGTGCGCGCTGACGCGCGCCGTGCGGCGCGCGCGACCGTACGTACATGGCATCAAGCGTGCGTGAACTGGCCGAGAAGACGCCCACCGGGCGTGACCGGTACATCGACCTGCTGCGGGTCGCCTCACTCGGCACGGTCGTCGTCGGCCACTGGCTGATGGCGACCGTGACCGTCGGGGACGACGGCCGCACCGCGGTCGGCAACCTCCTCGCCGCCGTCCCCGGCCTGCAGCTCCTCACCTGGGCGCTGCAGATCATGCCGGTGTTCTTCTTCGTCGGCGGCTTCTCGCACGCCCTGTCGTACCGCTCCCTGAGCCGGAAGGCACCGGAGAGCGGCGGCTCGGTCTACTCGGCGTTCCTGCGGGCACGGCTGCAGCGGCTGCTGCGGCCGACGATGGTCTTCATAGGGGTGTGGGGCTTCGCCGCCCTGGCGCTCCAACTCCTCGGCGAGGGCGGGGCGTTGCTGGACGTGACGCTGCGGCTCGTGGCCCAGCCGCTGTGGTTCATCGGCATCTACCTGGCGATGGTGGCGTTCACACCGCCGCTCCTCGCACTCCACGAGCGGTACGGCTGGGGCGCGTTCGGCGCTCTCGTGCTCGCCGCGGGAGCCGTGGACGTGGCGCGCTTCGCCTTCGGCGTCCCGTACGTCGAGTTCCTGAACTTCGCCTTCGTGTGGCTCGCCGTGCATCAGCTCGGCTTCCTGCGGGCGGACGGCAGGCTGCGGGTGCCCGCGCTGATGGCCGTGGCGGGGCTCGCGGGGGCCGCGGCCCTGGTGGCCCTCGGCCCGTACCCCCTCTCGATGGTGGGCATGCCCGGCGAGCGCGTCTCGAACATGGCCCCGCCCACCTTCGCGCTGCTCTGCCACGGGATGTGGCTGGTGGGCGCGGTCGAGCTGCTGCGGGCGCCGGCCGTGCGGTGGCTCGCGCGGCCCCGGGTGTGGCGGGGCGTGGTGGCGGCGAACGGCGTCTCGATGACGGCGTTCCTCTGGCACCTGACGGCGATGCTCGGGGTGTACGGGGTGCTGATCGCCGCGGACGTGCCGCTGCCGGAGCCCGCCACCGGGGCGTGGTGGGCGCAGGTTCCGCTGCGGATGGCGGCGGCCGCGGTGCTCACCGCGCTGCTGGTCGCGGCATTCCGCCGCTTCGAAAAGCCCGTGGCGGCGCGGGAGCAGCCGGCGGCGGGCGCCGCCTCGGGTCCCGCGGCGGCGGTGGGGGTCACGCTCTGCCTCTTCGGGGTGCTCGGCCTCTCGATGGTCGGGTTCGGGGGGCTCCTTGAGGGGCGTACGGCGATGCT
This Streptomyces sp. NBC_01283 DNA region includes the following protein-coding sequences:
- a CDS encoding acyltransferase, producing MASSVRELAEKTPTGRDRYIDLLRVASLGTVVVGHWLMATVTVGDDGRTAVGNLLAAVPGLQLLTWALQIMPVFFFVGGFSHALSYRSLSRKAPESGGSVYSAFLRARLQRLLRPTMVFIGVWGFAALALQLLGEGGALLDVTLRLVAQPLWFIGIYLAMVAFTPPLLALHERYGWGAFGALVLAAGAVDVARFAFGVPYVEFLNFAFVWLAVHQLGFLRADGRLRVPALMAVAGLAGAAALVALGPYPLSMVGMPGERVSNMAPPTFALLCHGMWLVGAVELLRAPAVRWLARPRVWRGVVAANGVSMTAFLWHLTAMLGVYGVLIAADVPLPEPATGAWWAQVPLRMAAAAVLTALLVAAFRRFEKPVAAREQPAAGAASGPAAAVGVTLCLFGVLGLSMVGFGGLLEGRTAMLVAVRVTAPVAVGMALAGWLLVERAGRGAGALPAGARR